A genomic stretch from Chitinophaga lutea includes:
- a CDS encoding biotin/lipoyl-containing protein, with translation MIKATVNGARPFEIAPAGDGSGGVECNGKHVDWHATALPSGGFSILMDGKSLVAEVVKTDPDTKTVTLQINQAVYEVALQEPLDRLLASMGISETSSRKLNDIKAPMPGMVLKVLVTPGQAIKKGDPVLILEAMKMENVFKAAADAVVKEIKVAERTAVEKGEVLIVLE, from the coding sequence ATGATTAAAGCAACAGTGAACGGCGCCCGGCCGTTTGAGATCGCCCCGGCCGGAGACGGTTCCGGCGGCGTGGAATGCAACGGGAAGCACGTAGATTGGCATGCAACGGCCCTGCCTTCGGGCGGTTTCAGTATACTGATGGATGGGAAAAGCCTGGTGGCGGAGGTGGTAAAAACCGACCCGGACACCAAAACCGTGACCCTGCAGATCAACCAGGCCGTTTACGAGGTGGCGTTGCAGGAGCCGCTCGACCGGTTGCTGGCGTCGATGGGTATTTCCGAAACCTCGTCGCGCAAGCTGAACGACATCAAGGCGCCCATGCCCGGCATGGTGCTGAAAGTGCTCGTAACGCCCGGCCAGGCCATCAAAAAAGGCGACCCGGTGCTGATACTGGAAGCCATGAAAATGGAAAACGTATTCAAGGCCGCGGCAGATGCCGTGGTGAAAGAAATCAAAGTAGCCGAGCGCACCGCCGTAGAGAAAGGCGAGGTTTTAATAGTGCTGGAATAA